The segment CGTCCAGGGCCTCATGAGGTCTCCACACCCCTCGCGCCCGAAGACGGCACTGAACGCACGTCCTAACCACGACGCGGGTCCGGAGCGTTGACTTGCCGCTACCCGTGTCACAGCATGAGCGCGCCGCTACCGACTGGTTGGTACGACCTGTGTGGAGGTCCTCGTGCCCAGCGTGTCCCGAGCCGTGTCCCGCCCCGCGCTCCGCAGGTCCCTCGCCCTGCTGGCCGGCTCCGCCCTCGCCGCGCCGCTCTTCCTGACCGCCCCCGCGGTGGCCGCCGCCGACCCGTACAGCGTCACCGCGCTGAAGGTCACCGTCCAGGCCGGGGAACGCCACTGCACCGTGGACGCGGATGTCTACCGCCCGGCCGGAGTCGACGCCGCCCACCCGGCGCCCGCCGTGCTGACCACCAACGGCTTCGGCGGCAACAAGAAGGACGGCTCGACCGACGGCCTCGCCAAGGCCCTCGCCACCCGCGGCTATGTGGCGCTCGCCTACTCCGGGCTCGGCTTCGGCAAGACCGGCTGCCCGATCTCCCTCGACGACCCCGGGATCGACGGCCGGGCGGCGAGCGGGCTGGTCGACCTGCTGGCCGGCGCCCGTACGGCCGACAACGGGACGCGTCTCGACTACGTCGCCAAGGACGGGGCGCGCGATCCGCGGGTCGGCATGATCGGCGGCTCCTACGGGGGCGCGATCCAGCTGGCCACCGCCGCCGTCGACCACCGGGTCGACGCACTGGTCCCGCTCATCACCTGGAACGACCTCTCCTACTCCCTGGACCCGAACAATGCCGGCCGCACCCACGGCGGCACCGGCCCGCTGCCCGGTGCCTACAAGTGGCAGTGGACGAACGGCTTCTTCCTGATCGGCGAGGCGCAGGGACTGCTGCATCCACAGCTCGACCCGTCGCGCACCGGCGGCTCCGGCTGTCTGCACTTCGTCGCGCGGGCCTGCGAGACCAAGCGGCTGCTGGACTCCGGGAAGTACCCGGCGCAGAAGACCGATGCCGTGCTCCGCTACGCGCGCAGCGTCTCCCCGGTCTCGTATCTGCCGTCGGTGCAGGCGCCGACGCTGCTCGTGCAGGGCCAGCGCGACAGCCTGTTCAACCTCAACGAGGCCGCCGCGACCTACCGGACCCTCGCCGCGCAGGGCACCCCGGTCAAGATGATCTGGCAGGCATGGGGCCACAGCGGCGGGATGAAGAAGCCGGTGCAGGGCGAACTCAACCTGGCCCACGGCAACTTGGACACCAGCTACGTCGGCCGGCGCGTCCTGGCGTGGTTCGACCACTACCTGCGGCACCGGACGGCAACCGGCACCGGGCCCGCCTTCGCCTACCACCGGGACTGGGTGACCGCCGGGTCCGCCTACGCCACCTCGCCCGCCTTCCCGGCCGGCGGCACCCGGCGGCTGTATCTCTCCGGGGACGGCAAGCTCGTCGCGCAGCGCGGTGCGGTGGCGCGCGGCAGCCGCACGTACCGCAATCTGCGGATGGCCACCAGCCACTCGGAGAGTTCGCTGTCCGGGCTGCTGGGGCTGCCGGACGTGGCGCCGTACGACGCCCGGGGCACCTACCTCGACTGGACGTCGCAGCCGGTGGCGGGCAGGCCGGTGGATGTGGTGGGCGCGCCCAGGGTGACGCTGAAGGTCACCTCGCCGCAGGCCGGGCGGGCACAGCGGTCCGCGGACGCGGCCGACAAGCTGGTGCTGTTCGCCAAGCTCTACGATGTCGCGCCGGACGGCAGGAAGACGCTGGTGCACCGGTTGGTGGCCCCGGCCCGGGTGCCCGATGTGACCCGGCGGTTCACCGTGGAACTGCCGGGCATCGTGCACCGTTACGAGCCGGGGCACCGACTGCGCTTCGTGATCGCCGCGAGCGACGACGCCTATGTCGGCAATCGCGGCGTGAAGCCGGTGACGGTCACCAGTACGCCCGGGGACACCGGGGTCCTCGAACTGCCCGTCACCCAAGGGGTGTTGCGGTAGCGGATGGGGTGGATGCCGTAGGGACAAGTGGAGGGGCGGACGGCTCGGGCGCGCCCCGGGCGCCGGGTGTCAGCCGGGGCCGCGCGCGTCAGCCGGGTCGTCCGCGGGGGTGCTGCTAATCGTCGGTGACCGCAATGGCCTGCACGGGGCAGGCGCGGGCGGCTTCCCGCACCAGCGGGTCGCCCGCGCCGTCCTCCCGGCCGGGCAGCAGCGCACTGAAACCGTCGTCGTCCTGGGTGAAGACCCCCGGCGCGGTCAGGGCGCACTGGCCGGCGCCGATACAGCGGTCGGTGTCGATCGCGATCCGCATTCCGGACCCCTTTCTCTGGTCTGCCGTCCTGGCTGCTACCAGGCCAGCGGCAGTTCGATCATGCCTTGCAGGGTGTCGCCGGCCTTGAACGGAATCTCGGCGGCCGGCACGGCGAGCCGCAGCTGCGGGATCCTTTTGAACAGTGAGCGCAGCGCGATCTCCAACTCCGCGCGCGCCAGATTCTGCCCCAGGCACTGGTGGATCCCGAAGCCGAACGCCACGTGATGGCGGGCCGAACGGCCGAGGTCCAGCTCGTCCGGTGCCGGATAGGCGGCCTCGTCCCGGTTGATCAGTGAGGCGGGAAACAGGACCGCGTCGTCGGCCCGGATCACCTGACCGCCGATCTCGATGTCCTCCGTCGCCACCCGCAACAGACCGTCCGCGATGGACAGGAACCGCAGCAGCTCCTCGACGGCAGCCGGCATCAGACCCTCGTCGGCCTTGAGCTGCGCCAGCTGCTCGGGGTGCTCCAGCAGGGTGAAGGTGCCGAGCGAGATCATGTTGGCGGTGGTCTCATGGCCGGCCACCAGCAGGATCATGGCGAGCCGGACCAGCTCGTCGCGGGTGAGCGCGCCGGTCCGCAGCCGGTCCTCGATCAGCTCGTCCAGCAGCCCGTCGCCCGGCTTCTTCTCCTTGGCGGCGATCAGCCCGGTGAAGTACTCCTCCAGCTTCAGCCGGGCGTCCTCCGCCTCCTCGGCCGACCGGCCGCGCAGGATACGGCGGGACTCCTCCTCGAAGAACTCGTGGTCGGCGTACGGGACGCCGAGCAGTGCGCAGATCACCATCGACGGGACCGGCAGCGCGAACGCGGAGACCAGCTCGGCGGGCGGGCCCTGATCCAGCATCCGGTCCAGCAGCCCGTCGACGATCCGCTGGATCTCCGGCCGCAGTGCGGCGGTCCGCTTGAGGCTGAAGCTGGGGATCAGCATCCGGCGCTGGGTGTTGTGCTCCGGGTCGTCGACCCCGATCAGCGGTGTCCGGACCCGGCGGATGGCCGCGAAGCGTTCGAACGGGACCGGGAAGGCCGGGTTCTGCCGGTCGGCGGAGAGCCGCTGGTCGGTCAGCAGCGCCCGTGCCTCGGGGTGGCCGGTGACCGCCCACACCTTCCGGCCGTCGTAGAACGTGACATGGCTCAGCGGGCCGGCCTCGCGCAATGGCTGATAGGCGGCGGGCGGGTGGTAGGGACAGGTGCGGTTCTGAAAGTAGGGGATGGCTTCGGTCACGAAATTCCTCCCGTACGAGTCTCAAGTGGCTCGAGTCGCTCGTGTGTGAGATGGCAACGCTGTGGCGCACCGTGTACGCCGCGCCGATCTCACCTCATGCCGCGGATACCGGGCATGTCTACGCGCAGTTCGGCCAACCTCGTTCAGATTGCGACATGTTCGGCTTCATCGCCTCCGTACCGCGGCCGTACGAGGGTGTCGATCACGCCGTCCAGATAGCGGTCCCGTGCCACCTCGGCCGGCAGGCTCTGCGGGACGGCGTGCCCGAGCTGGGTGTGGCCGAGGCAGGCGGTGTACGCCAGCAGGCCACGGTGCCGCGCCTCGCCCTCGGGGAAGAAGCCCAGCGCCGCGAAGAGCGCTGCTCACCCGCGCGGATGTCGTGGTGACCGGCTGCCGGCCGGGCGCACTCGACCGCTTCGGCCTCACCCCGGAGGCGCCGGCCGCCCGCCGCCCCGGCCTGGTGGTCGCCGGGTGTGGCGGGAGGGCTCCTGGCAGCCGGACCGGCTCTGCCACGCCGCCCGGCCGGCTGGCCTGCCGCTGCCACCCTTCGTACGATCTGCCGATGACGAGCAACGACCGCTACCTCGCGCGCGGCCCGCGGGTGGGCATCCGGCATTTCACCGCCGCCGACCGGGCAGAGTTCACCGCGCTGGCGCGGGAGAGCGCGGAGCTGCACCGCCCCTGGCTCTTCCCGCCCACCACGGACGCCGCGTACGACAGCTATCTGCTGCGGCTCCAGGAGCCACAGCGCGAGGGGTTCTTGATCTGTGAGCGGGCCGACGGCCGGATCGCCGGTTACCTCACGATCAACAACATCGTGCACGGCGCGTTCCGCTGCGGCGCGATCGGCTACGGCGCCTTTGCGCACGCCGCCGGCCGCGGGCTGATGAGCGAGGGCCTGCGGCTGGTGATCCAGCACGCCTTCACGGAGCTGGGGCTGCACCGGCTGGAGGTCAACATC is part of the Streptomyces platensis genome and harbors:
- a CDS encoding CocE/NonD family hydrolase, with product MSRAVSRPALRRSLALLAGSALAAPLFLTAPAVAAADPYSVTALKVTVQAGERHCTVDADVYRPAGVDAAHPAPAVLTTNGFGGNKKDGSTDGLAKALATRGYVALAYSGLGFGKTGCPISLDDPGIDGRAASGLVDLLAGARTADNGTRLDYVAKDGARDPRVGMIGGSYGGAIQLATAAVDHRVDALVPLITWNDLSYSLDPNNAGRTHGGTGPLPGAYKWQWTNGFFLIGEAQGLLHPQLDPSRTGGSGCLHFVARACETKRLLDSGKYPAQKTDAVLRYARSVSPVSYLPSVQAPTLLVQGQRDSLFNLNEAAATYRTLAAQGTPVKMIWQAWGHSGGMKKPVQGELNLAHGNLDTSYVGRRVLAWFDHYLRHRTATGTGPAFAYHRDWVTAGSAYATSPAFPAGGTRRLYLSGDGKLVAQRGAVARGSRTYRNLRMATSHSESSLSGLLGLPDVAPYDARGTYLDWTSQPVAGRPVDVVGAPRVTLKVTSPQAGRAQRSADAADKLVLFAKLYDVAPDGRKTLVHRLVAPARVPDVTRRFTVELPGIVHRYEPGHRLRFVIAASDDAYVGNRGVKPVTVTSTPGDTGVLELPVTQGVLR
- a CDS encoding ferredoxin, whose protein sequence is MRIAIDTDRCIGAGQCALTAPGVFTQDDDGFSALLPGREDGAGDPLVREAARACPVQAIAVTDD
- a CDS encoding cytochrome P450; protein product: MTEAIPYFQNRTCPYHPPAAYQPLREAGPLSHVTFYDGRKVWAVTGHPEARALLTDQRLSADRQNPAFPVPFERFAAIRRVRTPLIGVDDPEHNTQRRMLIPSFSLKRTAALRPEIQRIVDGLLDRMLDQGPPAELVSAFALPVPSMVICALLGVPYADHEFFEEESRRILRGRSAEEAEDARLKLEEYFTGLIAAKEKKPGDGLLDELIEDRLRTGALTRDELVRLAMILLVAGHETTANMISLGTFTLLEHPEQLAQLKADEGLMPAAVEELLRFLSIADGLLRVATEDIEIGGQVIRADDAVLFPASLINRDEAAYPAPDELDLGRSARHHVAFGFGIHQCLGQNLARAELEIALRSLFKRIPQLRLAVPAAEIPFKAGDTLQGMIELPLAW
- a CDS encoding GNAT family N-acetyltransferase yields the protein MTSNDRYLARGPRVGIRHFTAADRAEFTALARESAELHRPWLFPPTTDAAYDSYLLRLQEPQREGFLICERADGRIAGYLTINNIVHGAFRCGAIGYGAFAHAAGRGLMSEGLRLVIQHAFTELGLHRLEVNIQPANELSTALVKRAGFRLEGFSPDFLFIDGAWRDHERWAITAEMVSGRAGRADVGGV